The stretch of DNA ACAGGCGAACTCTATGGACTGTGGCTGAGAGCTCCACAGGATACATACATGTATGACGGGCAGCCTTCTAAAAACATAGGATGGGAAATAGATGCTAAGGTAGCGTACAAGATAGCTAAAAACCTGACGTATTGGATAGAGGGCGGTTATCTGTTTACCGGCAGCATTTATGACAGGGTAAAGACAGAAACCTTCACCTACACAAATCCATCAATAACACCTGTTGCAACATACGAATATACCCGTGACAATGCCTATGCACTAAGACACGGTATATTGTTGACGTTTTAATTTGATAATAAGGGAGGGCAACACCCTCCCTTATACCCTCTCCGCTGATAAAGCGCCCGTGTAATATACGTTTGTGTGGTAAACGCTGATAATTGCAAAACAAAGAGACTCATAATTGCTTAAAATCTTTAACCTCTCTTAATATGATATAATCAAATTGTAAAGAGGGAATATTTGTCAGAAAGGGGAATTTATGAGGGATGAGGACAAGACAAAAGAGCAACTTATAATGGAATTAGAAGACTTGCGAATGAGGCTAACCCGCTATGAAGAATCTCAGAGAATCGCACATATAGGTAATTGGGAATTTGATATCGAACATGACAACATATACTGGTCTGACGAGATGTTCAACATATATGGCATAGATAAACAGAGTAACATTTCATACGCTCAACTAATGGACAGAATATATCCTGACGACCGTGATTATCACAACAAAATCACTGCATCTTGGATTGAAAATAGAAGGGGTGCGCCATTTGAATATCGCATAATAAGACGAAATGGAGAGATACGTTATATTTATGTTTCCGGGGATGTACAATGTAATGAGGCAGGAAAACCTATTAAGCTGTTTGGAGTCGTTATAGATATAACACAACTCAAGCATATGGAACAAAAACTAACTGGAGTTACACAACGTCTTGAGTTAGCAACCCGCTCTGCTAACCTTGGTATATGGGACTGGGACGTTACCAATAACATAATGACCTGGGATGACCAGATGCTTACACTCTACGGTCTTACGTGGGAAACGTTTCCGGGAGGTGTAGAGGCATGGCAAAATGGCCTGCATCCTGATGACCGTGAAACGATCGTCGAGGAGTGCAATGCGGCTTTAAGGGGCGAAAAAGAGTGGGATACTGAATTCAGAGTACTGCACCCAAACGGGACTGTAAAACATATAAAAGCCAACGGAATGGTAATCCGGGACCATGAGGGTACCCCTGTCCGTATGCTTGGAACAAACTATGATATTACCGAGCGCAAACTTAAAGAGAAAAGGGAACAATACCGCAGCTATACCATGCTGTCCACCCTTATAGACAATGTGCCGGATCTCGCCTGGATAAAGGACAGGGAAGGCAGGTTTATTATAGTCAATAAGGCAGTCAGCCAGGCTGCGAATGTGCCTGTAGATAAAATGGCCGGGAAAACTGATTTAGACGTCTGGCCCAGGGAGCTTGCAGAAAAATATCGCTCGGACGATCAAGCCATTATGGCGGCAGGTATGAGAAAACACATAGAAGAGTCATTTGTGGATGCAGAAGGACGATTGCATTTTATCGAAACCATCAAGACACCTATGAAGGATGAGAATGGCTTGATAATAGGCACGGTAGGTATCGCCCACAATATCACCGAACGTAAACGCATGGAAAAGGAACTCCGCACCGAGATAAATGCTCGTTGTATGGCTGAGAAGAGGATGAGTCTGTTATTAGAAGCAACCTTTGAAGGTGTATCAATTGCCGAAAATGGACGAATTATAGATTGCAATAAACGCCTTGCCGAAATGTACGGTTACGATCCAGGAGAGATACTTGGCATGTTAGTGCTTGACACTGTGACTCCGCAATACCGTGAGATAATCATGAAGAATGTTTCAGAGGGATATGATAAACCATACGAGTTGGATTGCCTGAAAAAGGACGGTACTGTAATAAATGTTGAAGTATGCGGCAAGTCATTGGAACATGAAGGCCGCAAAATTAGAATGGCAGCAATACGAGACATCACGCAACGTAAGAGAATGGAGAAAGAACTAAAAACATTAAATGAACATCTCATGGCCCAGGTAGCAACAGGAATTGAAAAAATCAGAACCCATGAGCAAATGTTAATTCAACAATCCAAGATGGCAGCCATGGGTGAAATGATAGGGCTGATAGCCCACCAGTGGAAACAACCTATAAATGCTGTAGGATTATCTATCCAGGATTTAAGAGATGCCTATACCTACGGTGAAGTTGATGATAAATATATAGATAATTTAATTGGTTCCACGATGCAGCAGATATCGTTTATGGCAAAAACTATAGATGACTTCAGAAACTTCTTTATGCCATCAAAAAATAAAGTCACTTTCAATGTAAAAACTACTATAGAAGAACTACTATTAATGTTCACACATATTTTTATCAGAAGTAAGATAGGTATTTCCATGAAAGCTGAACAAGATGCAATACTGGTTACTGATGGTTACCCTAATGAATTCAAGCAGGTGGTTTTAAATATTCTAAATAACTCAAAGGATGCTATACTCTCAAGAAAGCAAAATGTTCCTGAAATACAAGGCAATATAGAAATTAATATCAGTAATGATGAAGACAAATCTAAAATTATAGTTTCAATAAAAGACAACGGTGGTGGGATACCAGAAGATATAATCGAAAAAATCTTTGAACCTTATTTTACAACTAAAGAAAATGAAGGAACTGGCGTAGGGCTTTACATGTCAAAAACGATAATAGAGACGAATATGGGTGGTAAGTTATCTGTTCGGAATGTGGATGATTGTGCGGAATTTTTGATAACTCTCAATGCAACAATAGTATTGTAGAAAAAATACATGGAAACAGACACTTTAAAAAGAGCATTACAAGCTCTTATACACTGTACCAGAGTGGTTCGTGATAATAACGACGAAAAGTTGTTGTTAACAGAAGTCTGCAGAGTAATCGTACAAGATGTAGGTTATAGGTTAGCATGGATTGGGTATAAAGAGGAGAATAAGGAAAAACACGTTTTTCCTGTCGGACATTACGGCTTCAATGATGGTTATATTGAAAATGCTAATATCTTGTGGAGTAATACAGAAAGAGGCTCAGGACCGACAGGAACATCCATCCGTGCATTAAAACCCGTAATTTGTCATAATATGATTACAGATGAGAAATTCAAACCGTGGAGAGAAGAAGCTATAAAGCGCGGATTTGCATCTTCTATTGCCTTACCCATAATTATAAACAATAATGTGATAGGTGCTTTAACTATTTATGCAACAGAACCAAATGCATTTAACAAAGAGGAGGTAACCTTATTACAGGAGTTAACAGAAAATTTATCGTTTGGAATTTCACACATCCGCCAGAATAAAATCAACAGGGAAATAACTGAAAGGCTTAATGAGAGCGAGGAGAGATACAGAAATATCTTTAATGAAACAAGCCTTGCTATTCTGATAATCAAACCCGATACGTTGGAAATAGTAGATGTCAACGAAAAGGCATGTTTTTTTTATGGTTATTCAAAAGAGGAGTTTTTAAAAAAGCGGTTAACTGATATACAGACACTT from Nitrospirota bacterium encodes:
- a CDS encoding PAS domain S-box protein; protein product: MRDEDKTKEQLIMELEDLRMRLTRYEESQRIAHIGNWEFDIEHDNIYWSDEMFNIYGIDKQSNISYAQLMDRIYPDDRDYHNKITASWIENRRGAPFEYRIIRRNGEIRYIYVSGDVQCNEAGKPIKLFGVVIDITQLKHMEQKLTGVTQRLELATRSANLGIWDWDVTNNIMTWDDQMLTLYGLTWETFPGGVEAWQNGLHPDDRETIVEECNAALRGEKEWDTEFRVLHPNGTVKHIKANGMVIRDHEGTPVRMLGTNYDITERKLKEKREQYRSYTMLSTLIDNVPDLAWIKDREGRFIIVNKAVSQAANVPVDKMAGKTDLDVWPRELAEKYRSDDQAIMAAGMRKHIEESFVDAEGRLHFIETIKTPMKDENGLIIGTVGIAHNITERKRMEKELRTEINARCMAEKRMSLLLEATFEGVSIAENGRIIDCNKRLAEMYGYDPGEILGMLVLDTVTPQYREIIMKNVSEGYDKPYELDCLKKDGTVINVEVCGKSLEHEGRKIRMAAIRDITQRKRMEKELKTLNEHLMAQVATGIEKIRTHEQMLIQQSKMAAMGEMIGLIAHQWKQPINAVGLSIQDLRDAYTYGEVDDKYIDNLIGSTMQQISFMAKTIDDFRNFFMPSKNKVTFNVKTTIEELLLMFTHIFIRSKIGISMKAEQDAILVTDGYPNEFKQVVLNILNNSKDAILSRKQNVPEIQGNIEINISNDEDKSKIIVSIKDNGGGIPEDIIEKIFEPYFTTKENEGTGVGLYMSKTIIETNMGGKLSVRNVDDCAEFLITLNATIVL